One stretch of Arthrobacter polaris DNA includes these proteins:
- a CDS encoding sensor histidine kinase — translation MNMKTLPRPSPWRTVLLVLVVAAADVVLSFVSLGLSIDAGAIPEPETAGLDWARYGFAPFMAPLGAVALIWRHRFPKSVAVVTAVLGALTFSGIAFFVALFLVXRRQLSGWIVAIIALSLGAEALVGIEPLSWGAALAGAVLLGAIAGWGAYRGQRARFMESRLASLKQRAEQAESERAAEAGRSRLAERTRIAREMHDTLAHRMSLVALQAAALQVGAPDVETAHAAKLXRETAHAALGELRDVLGVLHEDGTSATSPWQPVGASQGXRESAPARTAPSGIAEIAGLVNEWRHAGVRIEYSLDPALDPLPGSVSDAVSRAAYRVVQEGITNVARHAPEAAAVLTLEFQGIDPQELRVTISNGPGSDGEPALGAGXGLIGLDERIQLLGGTLDHGPTEAGFMLQARIPSRIKPGATRHHDSF, via the coding sequence ATGAACATGAAAACTTTGCCGCGGCCTAGCCCGTGGCGTACCGTCCTGCTCGTCCTGGTGGTGGCCGCGGCGGACGTGGTCCTCTCCTTCGTCTCGTTGGGGTTGTCCATCGACGCAGGAGCGATTCCCGAGCCGGAAACTGCCGGACTTGACTGGGCCCGCTACGGATTTGCCCCGTTTATGGCCCCGCTGGGTGCCGTGGCACTGATCTGGCGGCACCGCTTTCCTAAATCTGTGGCCGTAGTTACCGCCGTCCTTGGCGCGTTGACGTTCAGCGGCATAGCGTTCTTTGTGGCGCTGTTCCTGGTANTTCGCCGGCAGCTTTCGGGGTGGATTGTGGCCATCATTGCGTTGAGCCTGGGCGCCGAAGCGCTGGTGGGGATTGAACCTCTTAGCTGGGGTGCGGCCCTAGCGGGTGCGGTGCTCCTTGGCGCCATTGCCGGGTGGGGTGCTTACCGTGGCCAACGTGCCCGTTTTATGGAATCCCGGCTGGCCTCGCTGAAACAACGTGCCGAACAGGCCGAATCCGAACGTGCCGCTGAGGCAGGACGCAGCAGGCTTGCCGAACGGACTCGGATTGCCCGGGAAATGCACGACACCCTAGCCCACCGGATGTCGCTGGTGGCGCTCCAGGCCGCGGCCCTGCAGGTGGGTGCGCCCGATGTTGAAACAGCCCATGCGGCAAAGTTANTCCGCGAAACCGCCCACGCCGCCCTCGGTGAGCTGCGTGATGTCCTGGGTGTGCTGCATGAAGACGGCACCTCGGCCACCTCACCGTGGCAGCCGGTTGGGGCGAGCCAAGGGNGCCGGGAAAGCGCGCCAGCACGCACGGCGCCGTCGGGAATTGCTGAGATTGCCGGTTTGGTCAACGAATGGCGCCACGCCGGGGTGAGGATCGAGTATTCTTTGGATCCGGCTCTGGATCCGCTGCCGGGTAGCGTTTCAGATGCCGTGAGCCGGGCAGCGTACCGCGTGGTGCAGGAAGGGATCACCAATGTGGCCCGCCACGCACCCGAGGCTGCTGCAGTTCTCACCCTTGAGTTCCAGGGTATAGATCCTCAGGAGCTTCGCGTCACCATTTCCAACGGCCCGGGCAGCGACGGGGAACCGGCACTGGGTGCCGGGNTGGGCCTGATCGGGTTGGATGAAAGAATCCAACTCCTCGGCGGGACCCTGGATCACGGCCCTACGGAAGCGGGATTTATGCTGCAGGCACGTATCCCCTCACGGATCAAACCGGGAGCAACCCGGCACCATGACAGCTTCTAA
- a CDS encoding formate/nitrite transporter family protein translates to MDDEQRRRELGDNEAPVEDDLEVSFDRIVDEGXQRLHRTWPSVLVTGVFGGLEVGLGVMAYLAVEHATGNKLLAXLAFGIGFIALLLAKSELFTEGFLVPLAAVAAKEARVSQLMKLWGGTLVANLAGXWVIMWLVMQAFPEWRETVVESAAHYALAPLSVQTASLAILGGSTITLMTRMQHGTDSMPAKIVAAVGGGFLLAGLPLFHSVLDSLLIFGAIQAGAPFGYLQWLSWFWYTVLFNVAGXVLLVTALRLVRTKELLKVRRKDAVAEGRADG, encoded by the coding sequence ATGGACGATGAGCAACGCCGACGTGAGCTTGGTGACAATGAGGCTCCGGTGGAAGATGATCTGGAAGTCTCGTTTGATCGGATCGTAGATGAAGGGNCGCAGCGGCTTCACAGGACGTGGCCCTCCGTGCTGGTCACCGGGGTATTCGGCGGTCTCGAGGTGGGCTTGGGCGTGATGGCTTATCTGGCCGTGGAACATGCCACCGGAAACAAGCTCCTAGCGNGGCTGGCCTTTGGTATTGGTTTCATTGCGTTGCTTTTGGCAAAGAGCGAATTATTCACCGAAGGTTTCCTGGTTCCGCTGGCGGCCGTAGCTGCGAAGGAAGCCCGGGTAAGCCAGCTGATGAAGTTGTGGGGCGGCACACTGGTTGCCAACCTAGCTGGGNGCTGGGTCATCATGTGGCTCGTGATGCAGGCATTCCCGGAGTGGCGCGAAACAGTAGTGGAATCTGCTGCACATTACGCCTTGGCACCATTATCTGTACAGACCGCTTCCTTAGCTATCCTCGGCGGGAGCACCATTACGCTCATGACGCGGATGCAGCACGGCACGGACTCCATGCCAGCTAAAATCGTGGCAGCCGTGGGCGGCGGGTTTCTCCTGGCCGGTCTACCGCTGTTCCATTCGGTGTTGGATTCGTTATTAATCTTCGGAGCAATCCAGGCAGGGGCGCCCTTTGGCTATCTGCAGTGGCTGAGTTGGTTCTGGTATACGGTGCTGTTCAACGTTGCTGGGNGAGTGCTCTTGGTGACCGCCTTGCGTCTGGTGCGCACCAAGGAGCTCCTGAAAGTAAGGCGAAAAGATGCTGTTGCTGAGGGGAGAGCCGATGGATAA
- a CDS encoding branched-chain amino acid aminotransferase, with protein MTETASELNFSQQLNQNPKSTAERDAILANXGFGDYFTDHTAVVDYKVDAHGNGGWSNARVEPYGPIAMDPAAAVLHYGQEIFEGMKAYRHADGSIWTFRAEANAARLNASARRLALPELPPTTFLESLRQLVSVDQNWVPSGDGDALYLRPFMIATEAFLGVRPAREVSYRVIASPAGNYFGGELKPVSIWLTTTFARAGEGGTGEAKCGGNYAASLAAQMEAEANGCKQVLFLDPHNDNAVEELGGMNIFFVFKDGTLVTPALNGHILHGITRSSVMQLAADRGLMVQERKITIDEWRSGVAAXDITEVFACGTAAVITXIGELKTAEGTIASPAHGIGEVTAAIREQLLGIQTGTVEDLHGWLTRLA; from the coding sequence ATGACCGAGACAGCCAGTGAGCTGAACTTTTCCCAGCAGCTCAACCAGAACCCGAAGAGCACAGCCGAGCGCGACGCGATTTTGGCGAACNCCGGATTCGGCGACTACTTCACGGATCACACAGCTGTGGTGGATTACAAGGTTGATGCGCACGGCAACGGCGGCTGGTCCAACGCACGTGTTGAACCGTATGGCCCCATCGCGATGGACCCGGCCGCCGCTGTGCTGCACTACGGCCAGGAAATCTTCGAAGGCATGAAAGCCTACCGCCACGCCGACGGCTCCATCTGGACCTTCCGGGCCGAAGCCAACGCTGCCCGGCTAAACGCCTCGGCACGCCGGTTGGCACTGCCGGAACTGCCGCCCACAACGTTCCTTGAGTCTTTGCGCCAGTTGGTGTCAGTGGATCAGAACTGGGTACCCTCCGGCGACGGCGATGCCCTGTACCTGCGCCCGTTCATGATCGCCACCGAGGCATTCTTGGGTGTGCGCCCGGCCCGGGAGGTCTCCTACCGCGTCATTGCTTCACCGGCCGGGAACTACTTTGGCGGGGAACTAAAGCCCGTCTCCATCTGGCTCACCACAACCTTTGCCCGTGCTGGTGAGGGCGGCACCGGTGAGGCCAAGTGCGGTGGCAACTATGCTGCCTCGCTCGCCGCGCAGATGGAAGCCGAAGCCAATGGCTGCAAGCAGGTGCTGTTCTTGGATCCGCACAATGACAATGCTGTTGAAGAACTCGGCGGCATGAACATTTTCTTCGTGTTCAAAGATGGCACGCTGGTCACCCCTGCGCTCAACGGCCACATCCTGCACGGGATCACCCGCTCCTCCGTCATGCAGCTGGCAGCGGACCGCGGCTTGATGGTGCAAGAACGCAAGATCACCATTGATGAATGGCGTTCCGGCGTTGCTGCGNGGGACATCACCGAGGTGTTCGCCTGCGGCACGGCAGCTGTCATCACCNCCATTGGGGAACTCAAGACGGCCGAAGGCACTATCGCCTCACCCGCCCACGGCATCGGTGAGGTCACCGCAGCCATCCGCGAACAGCTACTGGGCATCCAGACCGGCACCGTGGAAGACCTGCATGGCTGGCTGACCCGGCTGGCCTAG
- a CDS encoding 3-isopropylmalate dehydrogenase encodes MSASSGTAVIDIAVIAGDGIGPEVTAEAVKVLKKVTSAEGLELALTDYKLGAEHWLATGETLPEETIAALRRHDAILFGAVGAAXGDTSIPSGLIEREMLLKLRFALDHYVNLRPSFLYDGVASPLANPGTIDFVVVREGTEGPYVGNGGVLRKGTVHEVATEVSVNTAFGVERLVRDGFRRANERPRKKLTYVHKHNVLVYAGHLWKRTVEAVAAEFPDVSVDYLHVDAAMIFXVTDPARFDVIVTDNLFGDIVTDLAAAVTGGIGLAASGNINMDRTAPSMFEPVHGSAPDIAGQQXADPTAAILSAALLLRHLGYNAAAAKIEAAVKADVATRNPASARATSAIGDAIAAAL; translated from the coding sequence ATGAGCGCATCGAGTGGGACTGCTGTTATTGACATTGCTGTAATTGCTGGCGACGGCATTGGCCCTGAGGTGACGGCCGAAGCTGTGAAGGTCTTGAAGAAGGTCACCTCCGCCGAGGGGCTTGAGCTGGCACTGACAGATTACAAGCTCGGTGCCGAGCACTGGCTTGCCACCGGGGAGACCCTGCCTGAGGAAACCATCGCGGCTCTGCGCCGCCATGACGCCATTCTCTTCGGCGCTGTTGGCGCAGCCNCCGGGGACACCTCCATCCCCTCAGGGTTGATTGAGCGCGAGATGCTGTTGAAGCTGCGCTTTGCCCTGGACCATTACGTGAACTTGCGCCCCTCTTTCTTGTACGACGGCGTGGCCTCGCCCTTGGCGAACCCCGGCACCATTGACTTTGTGGTAGTCCGCGAAGGAACCGAAGGCCCCTATGTGGGTAACGGCGGTGTGCTACGTAAAGGCACTGTGCATGAAGTAGCCACCGAAGTGTCAGTGAACACCGCGTTCGGTGTGGAGCGTTTGGTCCGTGATGGTTTCCGCCGCGCTAACGAACGCCCGCGCAAGAAGCTCACCTACGTCCATAAGCACAATGTGCTGGTGTATGCCGGTCACCTGTGGAAGCGCACTGTTGAAGCTGTTGCTGCCGAATTCCCCGATGTCAGTGTGGACTACCTGCACGTGGATGCAGCCATGATCTTTNTGGTCACCGATCCGGCCCGCTTCGATGTGATCGTTACCGATAACCTCTTCGGTGACATTGTCACGGACCTGGCAGCAGCGGTCACCGGCGGAATCGGCCTTGCCGCCTCCGGAAACATCAACATGGACCGTACCGCGCCGTCCATGTTTGAACCGGTCCATGGTTCGGCTCCGGACATTGCCGGCCAGCAANAAGCGGACCCCACCGCGGCTATCCTCTCAGCTGCCCTGCTGCTGCGCCATCTGGGTTACAACGCTGCGGCAGCCAAGATTGAAGCAGCCGTGAAGGCTGATGTGGCAACCCGCAATCCAGCATCTGCCCGGGCAACCAGCGCCATTGGTGACGCAATCGCGGCGGCCCTCTAA
- a CDS encoding fumarylacetoacetate hydrolase family protein: MRIARFVVDNDPMYGIVEGESGREIVTVIKGDPFFNGVEXTTIKYPLDDVRLVAPIIPRSKVIGVGRNFAEHARELGNEVPENPLLFXKPNTSVIGPGEPIVLPEFSEEVSYEAELCVVIGRICKDVPESRVDEVIFGYTCGNDLTARDVQAGDGQWARAKGFDTSAPLGPWIETELDPDDLVIKGWFNGELRQDGNTNQMVRSVRELVSIVSHAFTLLPGDVIMTGTPAGVDLLQAGDRYDVDIEGIGRLSNPVVRR, from the coding sequence ATGCGTATAGCCCGTTTTGTTGTTGATAATGATCCCATGTACGGCATTGTGGAAGGGGAGTCCGGGCGTGAAATTGTCACTGTCATCAAGGGCGACCCTTTCTTCAACGGCGTAGAANAAACCACCATCAAGTACCCGCTGGATGACGTGCGCTTAGTAGCCCCGATCATCCCGCGCAGCAAGGTCATTGGTGTGGGCCGTAACTTTGCTGAGCACGCCCGGGAACTGGGCAACGAAGTGCCGGAGAACCCGTTGCTGTTTNTGAAGCCCAACACCTCCGTCATCGGCCCGGGCGAGCCTATTGTGCTTCCGGAATTCTCCGAAGAAGTCTCTTATGAGGCTGAGCTGTGTGTTGTTATTGGCCGTATCTGCAAGGACGTCCCGGAATCGCGCGTTGACGAGGTCATCTTTGGCTACACCTGCGGTAACGACCTCACCGCCCGGGACGTTCAGGCCGGTGATGGCCAGTGGGCCCGCGCTAAGGGCTTTGACACCTCCGCTCCGTTGGGGCCGTGGATTGAAACCGAACTTGACCCGGACGATCTGGTCATCAAGGGCTGGTTTAACGGCGAACTGCGCCAAGATGGCAACACCAACCAGATGGTGCGCAGCGTCCGCGAACTGGTCTCGATTGTCTCGCACGCTTTCACGCTGCTCCCGGGTGACGTCATCATGACGGGCACCCCGGCCGGTGTGGACCTCCTCCAAGCCGGGGATCGCTACGATGTTGACATTGAGGGTATTGGCCGCCTCTCCAACCCGGTGGTCCGGCGCTAG
- a CDS encoding mechanosensitive ion channel family protein → MTIKPILAILAAIAAAVLLTFILRLVANRAFRKIPDFAQRSDLAKAPVFVVLLCAGLRIAIGATAASQTWSKPVDFVLMVGFIAALCWLVLAAFAVAERLILRQFTGRVTDSRRRRRLTTQISLGRRILSALVITLAVAGLLLTIPEVRTLGTGILASAGLISIVAGLAVQSSLSNVFAGVQLAFTDAIRIDDVVVVEGLWGQIEEITMTYVVVRVWDERMLILPSTYFTSTPFENWTRNSPKIKGSVEFDVDWLAPVDSLRQHFEQTLAGTPLWDGRTGKLEVTDAVNGMIRLRIVVSANDSDDLWDLRCLVRESMLTHVQSLHTSSIPRQRWKQEPLNGPGTPDMHHCRQGRPPPNFLRCQLTAHPASSWSALGQAGQL, encoded by the coding sequence ATGACGATTAAACCCATCCTGGCGATTCTTGCTGCCATCGCTGCCGCAGTCTTGCTGACGTTCATATTGAGGTTGGTTGCCAACCGTGCCTTCCGCAAAATTCCGGACTTCGCCCAACGCTCCGACCTTGCGAAGGCTCCTGTCTTTGTGGTCCTGCTCTGTGCCGGACTCCGTATCGCCATAGGCGCCACGGCGGCCAGCCAAACCTGGTCTAAGCCGGTGGACTTTGTGCTCATGGTGGGCTTCATTGCAGCCCTGTGTTGGTTGGTGTTGGCGGCCTTTGCTGTAGCCGAACGCTTGATCTTGCGACAGTTCACCGGCCGTGTCACCGACAGCCGGCGCCGGCGCCGGCTGACCACGCAGATTAGCCTAGGCCGGCGCATCCTCAGCGCCCTGGTGATTACACTCGCTGTGGCTGGCCTACTGTTGACCATTCCCGAAGTCAGGACTCTGGGCACCGGCATACTGGCCTCTGCCGGGCTGATCTCCATTGTTGCTGGCCTGGCCGTGCAAAGCTCGCTCTCCAACGTCTTCGCCGGAGTTCAGCTGGCCTTTACCGATGCCATTCGCATTGACGATGTGGTGGTGGTGGAAGGGCTCTGGGGCCAGATTGAGGAAATCACCATGACCTATGTGGTGGTGCGCGTGTGGGATGAACGGATGCTGATCCTNCCCTCCACCTACTTCACCAGTACACCGTTTGAGAACTGGACCAGAAACAGCCCCAAAATCAAAGGCAGTGTGGAGTTCGACGTCGACTGGTTGGCTCCCGTGGACAGCCTCCGCCAGCACTTTGAGCAGACCCTAGCAGGGACGCCACTGTGGGATGGGCGTACCGGCAAGCTGGAAGTGACCGACGCGGTCAACGGTATGATCCGGCTGCGGATCGTGGTCAGCGCAAACGACAGTGACGATTTGTGGGATTTGCGTTGCCTGGTGCGTGAATCCATGCTCACTCATGTCCAAAGCCTGCACACCTCATCCATCCCGCGCCAGCGCTGGAAGCAGGAGCCGCTGAACGGGCCCGGCACCCCGGACATGCACCACTGCCGGCAGGGGCGCCCACCACCGAATTTTCTCCGGTGCCAGCTAACGGCACATCCCGCTAGTAGCTGGTCCGCCCTAGGCCAAGCCGGTCAGCTCTAG